The following are from one region of the Sardina pilchardus chromosome 4, fSarPil1.1, whole genome shotgun sequence genome:
- the zmp:0000001200 gene encoding dedicator of cytokinesis protein 9 isoform X4 produces MQGRANKTPKKELVIESPQQYKSLAAAEAEVEPVPQVVAKPKVIEPLDYESVLVQRKTQILSDVLRDMLQFPLEDFQISTLRRQIRTVYPSVPDNAEREAHSLFVQECIKSYNSDWHVVNYKYEDYSGDFRQLPNKVSRPDKLAVHVFEVDEDVDKDEDTASLGSQKGGITKQGWLYKGNMNSAISVTMRSFKRRYFHLTQLGDGSYNLSFYKDEKISKEPKGTIFLDSCMGVVQNNKVRRFAFELKMQDKSTYLLAADSEGEMDDWIGTLNKILHSSFELAMQEKRNGDLHDDDDLGKADSSSGSMDSFQSARDIEAKMRNETRLKLFTLDPDIQKLDFSGIEPDIKQFEEKFGKRILVNCHDLAFNLQSCVAENEDGPTTNVEPFYVTLSLFDIQNSRKISSDFHVDLNHASVRQMVPNPSAQLMNGGGDSLLGSQKLANGLPEGAMQYPKKGVFSVTCPHPDIFLVARIEKVLQGGITHCAEPYMKSSDSAKAAQKVLKNAKLACSRLGQYRMPFAWAARPLFKDASGTLDKSARFSAIYRQDSNKLSNEDMFKLLADFRKPEKMAKLPVILGNLDVTIDSVPPDLPNCVTSSYIPVKQFDVSERDVLFEVEEFVPCIAKCSQPFTIYNNHLYVYPRHLKYDSQKSFAKARNIAVCIEFKDSDDEEAAPLKCIYGRPGGPLFTKNAFAAVLHHQQNPEFYDEFKLELPTQLNEKHHLLFTFFHISCDSNSKASTKKRDVVENLVGYAWLPLLRDGRVVMNEQQIPVAANLPAGYLSCQEGISKHSSPEMKWVDGGKPLFKVSTHLVSTVYAQDQHLHNFFHHFQSMDSGAQVSAGELVKYLKSLHAMESHVMINFLPTILNQLFRVLTGATHEEVAVNVTRVMIHVVAQCHEEGLEHLLRSYVKYVFKNEPYTANGTRTVHEELAKAMTAILKPSTDFLTSNKLLKYSWYFLEALVKSMAQYLIESGRVKLSRNQRFSASFHHTVETLVNMMMPHITQKYKDNLDAARNANHSLAVFIKRCFTFMDRGFMFKQINNYINCFMPGDPKTLYEFRFEFLRVACNHEHYIPLNLPMPFGKGRIQRFQDLQLDYSLTDDFCKNHFLVGLLLREVGGALQEFREIRQISIQVLKNLMIKHTFDDRYTTKSQQARLATLYLPLFGLLQENVHRLNVKEVSPFVNHSNNNGRDDPLLTNITMTPPRSSTILENSLHKDVFGVISGTASPHATSTPNINAVRHADSRGSLISTDSGNSLSERNHEKANSLDKNQPASALGSSMLRCDKLDQAEIKSLLMCFLHVLKSMSEDALFTYWNKASSGDLMDFFTLIEVCLHQFKYMGKRYIARHQEGAGPIAHERKSQTLPVSRNRAGMMHARLQQLSSLDNSYTFNHTYSHSDADVLNQSLLEANMATEVCLTVLDTLSIFIMGFKTQLCADHGHNPLMKKVFQVHLCFLQINQSETALKQVFTSLRTFIYKFPCTFFEGRADMCAAFCYEILKCCNSKLSSIRSDAAHLLYFLMKSNFDYTGRKSFVRTHLQVVIAVSQLIADVIGIGGTRFQQSLSIINNCANSDKTIKNTAFPSDVKDLTKRIRTVLMATAQMKEHERDPEMLVDLQYSLAKSYASTPELRKTWLDSMARIHVKNGDLSEAAMCYVHVAALVSEYLKRKGMFKQGCSAFRVVTPNIDEEASMMEDVGMQDVHFNEDVLMELLEECADGLWKAERYELISDVYKLIIPIYEKRRDFEKLAHLYDTLHRAYSKVTEVMHTGKRLLGTYFRVAFFGQGFFEDEDGKEYIYKEPKLTPLSEISQRLLKLYSDKFGSENVKMIQDSGRINPKDLDSKYAYIQVTHVTPYLEEKEQVDRRTDFEKSHNIRRFVFEMPFTVSGKRQGGVEEQCKRRTILTTTHCFPYVKKRIAVMYQHHTDLNPIEVAIDEMSRKVAELRQLCSASEVDMIRLQLKLQGSISVQVNAGPLAYARAFLDDGSTKKYPDNKVKQLKEVFRQFVEACGHGLGINERLIKEDQQEYHDEMKANYRDLARELSAIMHEPISPVEEGMKSVLPDSMHIFNAISGTPSSASIQGIPSSSSVV; encoded by the exons gacacGGCCTCCCTCGGCTCCCAGAAGGGGGGCATCACCAAGCAGGGCTGGCTCTACAAAGGCAACATGAACAGTGCCATCAGTGTCACCATGAGG TCTTTCAAGAGAAGATACTTCCACCTCACTCAGCTGGGCGATGGCTCGTACAACCTGAGCTTCTACAAGGATGAGAAGATCTCCAAGGAGCCCAAGGGGACGATATTCCTGGACTCCTGCATGGGCGTGGTGCAG AACAACAAAGTGCGGCGCTTTGCGTTCGAGCTGAAGATGCAGGATAAGAGCACGTACCTGCTGGCCGCAGACAGCGAGGGGGAGATGGACGACTGGATCGGCACGCTCAACAAGATCCTGCACTCCAGCTTTGAGCTCGCCATGCAGGAGAAGAGGAATGGAGACCtacatgatg ATGATGATCTGGGGAAAGCAGACAGTTCCTCTGGAAGTATGGATAGCTTTCAG AGTGCCAGAGACATTGAAGCAAAGATGAGGAATGAGACCAGACTGAAGCTTTTCACACTGGACCCAGACATACAG aAACTTGACTTCTCAGGAATCGAGCCAGACATCAAGCAGTTTGAGGAGAAGTTTGGCAAGCGCATCCTAGTGAATTGCCACGACTTGGCCTTCAACCTGCAAAGCTGTGTTGCCGAAAACGAGGACGGCCCAACGACTAAT GTGGAGCCCTTTTACGTCACGCTGTCCCTCTTTGACATTCAGAACAGCAGGAAGATCTCCTCCGACTTCCATGTGGATCTCAACCACGCGTCCGTCAGGCAGATGGTGCCCAATCCCAGCGCTCAGCTCATGAATGGAGGCGGGGACAGTCTGCTGGGCAGCCAGAAGCTGGCCAATGGGCTGCCAGAGGGTGCCATGCAGTACCCTAAAAAA GGAGTGTTCTCCGTGACCTGCCCTCACCCTGACATCTTCCTGGTGGCCCGGATAGAGAAGGTCCTGCAGGGCGGAATCACACACTGCGCTGAGCCCTACATGAAGAGCTCCGACTCTGCGaag GCTGCACAGAAGGTGCTGAAAAATGCCAAATTGGCCTGCAGCAGGCTGGGTCAGTACAGGATGCCTTTCGCTTGGGCCGCAAG GCCCTTGTTTAAAGATGCATCAGGGACACTGGACAAATCGGCCCGCTTCTCCGCAATCTACAGACAAGACAGCAACAAGCTGTCTAACGAAGACATGTTCAAACTGCTAGCCGACTTCAGAAA GCCAGAGAAGATGGCCAAGCTTCCCGTGATCTTAGGAAACCTAGACGTTACCATTGACAGCGTTCCTCCCGACCTGCCCA ATTGCGTTACCTCATCCTACATTCCGGTGAAGCAGTTTGACGTCAGTGAGCGAGACGTGCTGTTTGAAGTGGAGGAGTTTGTGCCCTGCATAGCCAAGTGCTCCCAGCCTTTCACCATCTACAACAATCACCTCTATGTCTACCCCAGGCACCTCAAGTACGACAGCCAAAAGTCCTTCGCCAAG GCGAGGAACATAGCTGTGTGCATTGAGTTTAAGGATTCGGATGATGAGGAGGCGGCTCCACTCAAG TGCATCTACGGTCGACCAGGCGGTCCTCTGTTTACCAAAAATGCCTTTGCAGCAGTATTACACCACCAGCAGAACCCTGAGTTCTACGACGAG TTTAAACTTGAGCTGCCCACCCAGCTCAATGAGAAGCACCATCTCCTCTTCACCTTCTTCCACATCAGCTGTGACAGCAACAGCAAAGCGAGCACCAAGAAGAGGGATGTTGTGGAGAACCTGG TGGGCTACGCCTGGCTCCCTTTGCTGAGGGACGGGAGGGTGGTCATGAACGAGCAGCAGATCCCCGTGGCGGCCAACCTGCCTGCTGGCTACCTCAGCTGTCAGGAGGGCATCAGCAAG CACTCCAGCCCTGAGATGAAGTGGGTGGACGGGGGCAAGCCTCTGTTCAAAGTGTCCACTCACCTCGTCTCCACAGTCTACGCTCAG GACCAGCATTTGCACAACTTCTTCCATCACTTCCAGAGCATGGACTCAGGTGCTCAGGTGTCGGCAGGAGAGCTGGTCAAGTACCTGAAG aGTCTCCACGCCATGGAGAGTCACGTGATGATCAACTTCCTGCCCACCATCCTGAACCAGCTCTtccgagtgctgaccggtgccacCCACGAGGAGGTGGCCGTGAATGTGACCAG GGTTATGATTCATGTGGTTGCCCAGTGCCATGAAGAGGGTTTGGAGCACCTCTTGCGCTCATATGTGAAA TACGTATTCAAGAACGAGCCGTACACAGCCAACGGCACCAGGACGGTCCATGAGGAGCTGGCCAAAGCCATGACTGCAATCCTGAAGCCCTCCACTGACTTCCTGACCAGCAACAAGCTGCTGAAG TACTCTTGGTATTTCCTTGAAGCCTTAGTGAAGTCCATGGCCCAGTACTTAATTGAGAGTGGTCGGGTAAAG CTCTCCAGAAACCAGCGCTTCTCGGCCTCCTTCCACCACACGGTGGAGACGCTGGTCAACATGATGATGCCCCACATCACGCAGAAGTACAAGGACAACCTGGACGCGGCGCGCAACGCCAACCACAGCCTGGCCGTCTTCATTAAG cGCTGTTTCACATTCATGGACAGAGGCTTCATGTTCAAGCAGATCAACAACTACATCAACTGCTTCATGCCAGGAGATCCCAAG ACTTTATATGAGTTTAGGTTTGAATTCCTTCGAGTGGCTTGCAACCATGAACATTACATTCCCTTGAATTTGCCTATGCCTTTTGGAAAAGGAAGAATCCAGAGGTTTCAAG ATCTCCAGCTAGATTACTCGCTGACGGACGACTTCTGCAAAAACCACTTTCTGGTCGGCCTTCTGCTGCGAGAAGTGGGCGGGGCGCTGCAGGAGTTCCGAGAGATCCGACAGATTTCCATCCAGGTGCTGAAGAACCTCATGATCAAGCACACCTTCGATGACCGCTACACAACAAAG AGCCAGCAGGCCAGACTGGCCACCCTGTACCTGCCCCTCTTTGGGCTCCTCCAGGAGAACGTGCACCGGCTCAACGTGAAGGAGGTCTCCCCGTTCGTCAACCACTCCAATAAT AATGGACGAGATGACCCTCTCCTCACGAACATCACCATGACTCCTCCGAGATCGAGCACCATCCTTGAGAACAGCCTTCATAAGGATGTGTTCGGGGTCATCTCTGGCACAG CGTCGCCTCACGCCACCTCCACGCCCAACATCAATGCCGTCCGCCACGCCGACTCCCGCGGCTCCCTCATCAGCACCGACTCCGGCAACAGCCTGTCTGAGAGGAACCACGAGAAGGCCAACTCCCTGGACAAg AACCAGCCGGCCTCAGCCCTGGGCAGCTCCATGCTGCGCTGTGACAAACTGGATCAGGCTGAGATCAAGAGCCTCCTCATGTGCTTCCTGCACGTCCTCAAGAGCATGTCCGAGG ATGCTTTGTTCACATACTGGAACAAGGCCTCCTCTGGTGATCTGATGGATTTCTTCACACTCATTGA AGTATGCCTTCATCAGTTCAAATATATGGGGAAAAGATACATTGCAAG GCACCAGGAAGGGGCGGGACCCATAGCACATGAGCGGAAGTCTCAGACTCTGCCTGTGTCCCGTAACAGGGCGGGAATGATGCATGCCCGCTTACAGCAGCTCAGCAGCCTGGATAACTCATACACTTTTAACCACA cctaCAGCCACTCGGACGCCGACGTGCTGAACCAGTCGCTGCTGGAGGCCAACATGGCCACCGAGGTGTGCCTGACCGTGCTGGACACCCTCAGCATCTTCATCATGGGCTTCAAG ACTCAGCTCTGTGCAGACCATGGGCACAACCCCCTAATGAAGAAGGTCTTCCAGGTCCACCTCTGTTTCCTGCAGATCAACCAATCGGAGACAGCCCTTAAGCAGGTCTTCACCTCCCTCAGGACCTTCATCTACAAA TTCCCGTGCACGTTCTTCGAGGGCCGAGCGGACATGTGCGCTGCCTTCTGCTACGAGATCCTCAAGTGCTGCAACTCCAAGCTGAGCTCCATCCGCAGCGACGCCGCCCACCTGCTCTACTTCCTCATGAAGAGCAACTTTGACTACACGGGCCGCAAGTCCTTCGTCCGCACGCACCTGCAG GTGGTCATTGCGGTCAGCCAGTTAATCGCTGATGTCATCGGGATCGGTGGAACCCGCTTCCAGcagtctctctccatcatcaaCAACTGTGCCAACAGCGACAAGACCATCAAA AACACAGCGTTCCCGTCGGACGTGAAGGACCTGACCAAGCGGATCCGCACGGTGCTGATGGCCACGGCTCAGATGAAGGAGCACGAGCGGGACCCCGAGATGCTGGTGGACCTGCAGTACAGCCTGGCCAAGTCCTACGCCAGCACCCCGGAGCTGCGCAAGACCTGGCTGGACAGCATGGCCCGCATCCACGTCAAGAACGGCGACCTCTCAGAG GCAGCCATGTGTTATGTGCACGTAGCAGCGCTGGTGTCGGAGTACCTGAAGAGGAAAG GAATGTTCAAGCAGGGATGCTCAGCCTTCAGAGTGGTCACGCCCAACATCGACGAGGAGGCCTCCATGATGGAGGACGTAGGCATGCAGGACGTGCATTTCAACGag GACGTGCTgatggagctgctggaggagtgTGCTGACGGCCTGTGGAAGGCTGAGCGCTACGAGCTCATCTCCGACGTCTACAAACTCATCATCCCCATCTATGAGAAGCGCCGGGACTTTGAG AAACTGGCTCACCTGTACGACACGCTGCACCGAGCCTACAGCAAAGTGACGGAGGTCATGCACACTGGCAAGCGGCTGCTGGGAACCTACTTCAGAGTGGCTTTCTTCGGCCAG GGGTTCtttgaggatgaggatgggaaGGAGTACATCTACAAGGAGCCCAAACTCACCCCTCTGTCCGAGATCTCCCAGAGGCTCCTCAAACTCTACTCAGACAAGTTTGGCTCAGAGAATGTGAAGATGATTCAAGACTCTGGCAGG ATAAACCCTAAAGACCTGGACTCCAAGTATGCCTACATCCAGGTCACTCACGTGACGCCTTatctggaggagaaggagcaggtGGACAGGAGGACCGACTTTGAGAAGAGCCACAACATCCGCCGCTTCGTCTTCGAGATGCCCTTCACCGTGTCGGGCAAACGGCAGGGTGGAGTTGAGGAGCAGTGCAAAAGGAGGACCATCCTGACCA CCACGCACTGTTTCCCGTACGTGAAGAAGCGCATCGCCGTCATGTACCAGCACCACACCGACCTGAACCCCATCGAGGTGGCCATCGACGAGATGAGCAGGAAGGTGGCCGAGCTGAGGCAGCTGTGCTCCGCCAGCGAGGTGGACATGATCCGCCTCCAGCTCAAGCTGCAGGGCAGCATCAGTGTCCAG GTAAACGCAGGGCCACTCGCTTATGCCAGAGCTTTCTTGGATGACGGCAGCACCAAAAAGTATCCCGACAACAAGGTGAAGCAACTCAAAGAAGTGTTCAG GCAATTTGTGGAGGCCTGTGGGCACGGTCTGGGCATCAACGAGCGTCTGATCAAAGAGGACCAGCAGGAGTACCATGACGAGATGAAGGCCAACTACAGGGACCTGGCCAGAGAGCTGTCCGCCATCATGCACGAGCCA ATCAGCCCGGTGGAAGAGGGCATGAAGAGCGTTCTTCCCGACTCGATGCACATCTTCAACGCCATCAGCGGCACGCCAAGCAGCGCCAGCATCCAGGGCAtccccagctcctcctccgtggtgtga